The Polyangium mundeleinium genome contains the following window.
CGAGGACGACGACGACGATTGGTCCACGGCCGAGATCGCGCCCGCCCTGCCCCACGGCACCGACCTCGACGCGGACACGCCGTCCGCGCCGCGCCTCGTGCCCGGCTACGACCTCGACGCCGACGAGGCGCACGACGTCGCGCCGATCGGACCCACGGAGGCCGTCATCCGCCCGAGCATGCCCCCCGCGTCCGTGCGCGACGAGGCCGATGCTGCGGGCGCGGGCGCGACGAACCCCGCCGAGATCGAGCAGCAGATCCGCGACCTCGAAGCCCGGCTCGACCTGATGATCGGGCGCGGGCGCGAGCGCGCGGACGAGCCGGCCTACGTGCCCAAACCGCCGCCCGTCCCCACCGCGCGCAAGAGCGACGTGCCCAAGGCCAAGCCGCGCAGCGACGTGCCGGCGCCGCGGGCCTCCGTGCCGGAGTCGGCGACCGCGAGCGAGGTCCTCTCGCCCGAGTTTTACGCAAAGCAGTGGGGACGCGCGGGCCTGCGGAGCCGCTCCGAGGAGGTCGACGAGTTCGGCCTCGATCCGGCCTTCGAGGCGAAGCTCCTGCCCGTGCTCGACTTCATGACGAAGCGGTATTTCCGCGTCGAGGTCGAGGGCGCCGATCACATCCCCACGGAGGGCCGATGTCTCGTCGTGGCGAACCACGCGGGCGGCCCCCTGCCTTACGACGGCGCGATGTTGCGCGCCGCCATCCGCCGCGATCACCCGGCGCACCGCGAGCTCCGCTGGCTCGCCGAGGATTTCGTCTACTACCTGCCCTTCGTCGGCACGTTCATGAACCGCCTCGGCGCGGTGCGCGCTTGCCAGGAGAACGCGGAGCGCCTGCTCAACAAGGGCGCGCTCGTCGCGGTCTTCCCCGAGGGCGCGAAGGGCATCGGCAAGCTCTACCGCGACCGCTACAAGCTGCAGCGCTTCGGCCGCGGCGGCTTCATCCGCCTCTGCCTGCGCACGCGCACGCCTCTCGTGCCTTGTGCGATCGTCGGCGCCGAAGAAGCGAACCCGATGCTCTACCGCTTCGAGTACATGACGAAGACCCTGGGCATCCCGTACTTCCCGATCACGCCGACCTTCCCGGCGCTCGGGCCATTCGGCCTCATGCCCGCGCCGACGAAGTGGCGCATCCGCTTCGGCGAGCCGCTCACCTGGAGCAACTACGGCCCCGAGGCGGCCGACGACGAGATCCTCGTGGGTCGCCTCTCCGAGCGCGTGCGCGCGTCGATCCAGAGCATGCTCGACCGGATGCTGTCCGAGCGGCGCTCGGTCTGGCTGGGGTAGGATGAGCCCCAAAGAACGCGGGGACACGACCGGCGTCCTCGTCCTCGACAAGCCCCAAGGCCCCACGAGCCACGACGTCGTCGGCAAGCTGCGGCGCGCCCTCGGCATGCGCCGCATCGGCCACGCCGGCACGCTCGATCCGATGGCGTCGGGCGTGCTCGTGATGCTGCTCGGCGAGGCCACGAAGCTCGGGCCTTACCTGACCGCGCACGACAAGGCCTACGAGGCGCGCGTGGTCCTCGGTCGCGGCACGGACACGCTCGACGCCGAAGGCGCGGTCACGGACGAGGCGCCGCTGCCGGCGTGGCTCGAAGACGAGATCACGCGGTTCACACAGGAAGGCGCGAGCGCCGTTCTCCAGGGGATCACGGCCGCGCTCGATCGGGAGCGCGCGCGGACCGAACAAGCGCCGCCTGCGTACTCGGCCATCAAGGTCGACGGAGCGAAGAGCTACGACCGGGCGCGGCGGGGCGAGGTGGTGGAGCTGCCTGCGCGTCCGGTCGCCGTGCGCGCGATCGAGCTCCGCGGCGCGGGGATCCTCGAACCGGGGAAGCTCGCGTTCCTCGACGTCTCGCTCGACGTGAGCAAGGGTTATTACGTGCGCTCCCTGGCGCGTGATCTCGGCGCGGCCCTCGAGGTGCCCGCGCACCTCGGCGCGCTCCGCCGCACGCGGAGCGGGCCGTTCGGTCTCGACGTCGCGAACGTGCTCGACGCGCCCGCCGACGCCCTGCGCGCGGCCGTGGTGCCCCTCGCCGCGGCCGTTCGTCTGGGCCTGCCCACGGCCGTGCTCACGGCCGAGGGCGCGGTACGTGCATCCCAGGGCAAACGCCTTGGAGAAGCGGATTTTTCGGTGCCGCCCCCGCGCGAAACGGAGATCCAGGAAAGCGCCACCCATCGTCCGGACGAACCTTCCGAATCCGAAGAATCGGCAGCGAGCGCCTGGCTTTCCCCGGAGGGCCGTCTGGTCGCCGTGGGGAAATGGAATCATGATGGTTACGTGGTTCAACGCGGCTTCACGGATGTTCCCGCAGGCCGCGGGGTCGAGACGGAAGAGCACGTCGCGTCTGGTCGTCGCTTTCCGCCCTGACCATCCGTAGCTGCCGAGCGAGCGCGGCGGGTTGCGCCGTGAAAGCTTGGTCCGCTACGATTCGACGTGTAGGGAGTTCGGTTTTGAGTCCAAACGACGTACCACTGGCGCTTTTGGCAGGGGCCATCGCGTCGGCGCTCGTCGGGGCCTTGTTCGCGGGCGCGGACACAGCCTTGACGAGCCTCACCCAGACCCGCCTGGCAGCGCTCATCGAGCAGGCGGAAGGACCGGAAAAAGCGGCGCTCGAGCGCATCCGCAGCGCCGACGCCAAGCTCCGGTCTCGTTACCTGCTCGGCAGGGTCCTCAGCACGGCCCTGTCGGCTGTCTTGACGATGCTGTTCTTCCAGCCGCTGTACCCGCAAGCGGCGCCGCTGCTCGCCTTCGCCGTGACCGTGGTCCTCACGAGCACGCTCTTCGAGGTGAGCACCACGCTCGGGCGCAAGCACGCCGATCACGTGGCGCCGATGGCCGCGCGCTGGCTCAGGCCGCTGGAGATCGCGATGCTCCCGCTCGCGGTCCCGCTCGGCTGGCTGGGCGCTTCGATCGCGGCGAAGGAGAGCAGCGAGCCGCCGGATCCGCACATCACAGAGGCGGAGGTGGAGATGTTGGTCGAGGAGGGCGCGCGCAGCGGTCTCTTCGGCCGCGAGCCTGCGGAGATGATCCGCAACGTGCTCGAGTTCCAGGATCGCACGGCGAAGGACGTGATGATCCCGCGCTCGCGCGTGGAGGCCATCGAGGTGAGCACCCCGCTCGACAAGACGCTCGCGCTCGTCACGGGGAGTGGTCACTCGCGTTACCCGGTCTATCGCGAGCAGCTCGACAACGTGGTGGGGCTCCTCTACGCGAAGGACCTGTTCAAGGCGTTCGAGGAAGATCGCCTGAAGAACAAGTCGCTGCAGGAGATCGTGCGCAGCCCGGCGAACTTCGTGGCCGAGTCGCAGCCGCTCTCGACGTTGCTGAAGGAGATGCGCGGCCGCAGGCAACACCTCGCGATCGTGATGGACGAGTTCGGCGGCCTGAGCGGCATCGTGACGCTGGAGGACGTGCTCGAAGAGATCGTCGGTGACATCCGCGACGAGCACGACGCGGAGGAAGCGCCGCCGATCCAGGATCTCGGCGACGGCCGGCTGATGGCGGACGCTGCGGTGTCGATCCGTGATCTCTCAGCGTTCCTCGGCTCGGATCTCTTGCCGGACGGCGAGGCCGCGGTGGAGCAGGAGCACACGCTCGAAGGTTTGCTGACGGAGCACCTCGGCAAGACGCCCGAGAACGGCGCGAGCGTGAGCAAGTACGGCCTGCGCTTCATCGTGCGTGACTGCGACGAACAGCACATCGGCAAGGTCGAGATCGTCAGGCCTCGCAGCGTCGAGGTCTGAGCGTCCTTCTCGTCCTCGTCGTGGGACAAAACGAAACGGGGCCCGCTTTCGCGAGCCCCGTTTTTCGTTCCATCCCCCGAGGGGGAGAGGTGTTCAGCCGCCCTGCGTGACCTTCTGGATCGCGGTCATCAGGTTGTCGCCGGTCTCGATGAGGCCCACGATCGGGTTCTGCGGGTTGCTGTCGTCGCCCTTGAGCTCCGTGCGCATGTCGACGAACGCCTTGCGCAGGTTGCGGACGACCTCCTGGCTCGTGAACGCGGACGTCGTCACAGGATCGACGGGGATGAGCACAGGATCCCCGCTGCCGGGCAGATCGCCCTTCGTGTAGCGGTTCAGCTTCTTCTCGACGGACTTCATGCCCTGCTGCGTCCGCTCCGGCTTGAGGATGGCGTAGTTCGCAGGCCAGTCCTTGCCGAAGTCGTAGGGCTCCTTGACCGGCACGAGCTCCGCGATCACGCCCTTCTGGTCGGACCGGAAGAGGACGGAGAAGTTCATCACCGGCTCCTTTTCCTCCTTCCAGGCCTTCTCGACGGGCGCCTTCGCGAACTCGAGCAGGTTCTTGAAGCTGTCCTTCTTCTTGTTCAGCTCCTCGCAGCCCTTGGTGAAGTTGAGGAGCTGCCGCAGCGCGCTCGGATTGAGGCCAGAGATGCTCGCGCCGTCGACCTTCGTGGCGTCGAACGGGATGTTGATGCCGCCGAGCTGACCAGCGAGCTCCGCGGGATACTCCTTCTTGCCGAGCTTCTCCGCCGCTTCGCCGAGGAGCGTCTCGAGCTCCTTCATCTTCTCGTTGGCGGCCTTCACGTCCGTCATGAGGCTCTTGGCGTTCGCCACGACGGCCTTGCCGCGCTCGTTGCGCGCGGCAGCGCCGCCGACGGGATAGCCGATGAGCATCCCGACGACCGCCGTGCCGGCCGCGGCCATGATGACGCGCTTCTTCGCCTTCTCGCGCTCCTTGATGATCTCCTCGCCGACCTCGACCTTGATGGTCTGCTGGACGGCGGTGGGCTTCGGCGGCGGCGGCTCGGCGGCAGCGGGCTTCGCAGCCTGGGCGAACGGAGGAACCGGGATGCCAGGGGAGATCCCGGGCGGCGGAGCGATGTTCGGTGATTTCCCACCGGAACCAGAGGGCGGCGGCTGAGACTGGCCAGGAACGGGCAGCGGAACGGCCTGCGTTCCGATGTTCGTCTTGCCGAGCCGCGCCTTCAGATCGATCTTGGGTTTCTTGCTCTTGTCTTCAGCAGCCATCGGCTCCTCGTAGCGACCAGCGGGCAAGTTACCGGCGCGACGTACGTCGTGTCAACGGCGCGCCCGCTGAAATTCTCCCCTGGCCTTGGAAGCGCGGGCCTCGCGTTTCCTTGGTTTCTCGACGACGGCTCGCGGCCGGGGTGGTACCTACCGGAGCGAATGCTTCCTCCGCGTCTGCCCCTCGCCGTCGAGACCCGCGCCGTCACGGCGCCGGACGGTACGCGGATCACGTATTACGCCACCCGAACGCCCTATCCGGGCGCGCCCGTCGTCATGCTCGCGAACGGGCTCGGGGGCCAGCACATCACGTGGAGCGCGCAAATCGAGCACCTGCGCGGGCGCTACCGCTTCCTCACGTGGGACTACCGTGGCCTCTTCGCCTCCGCGCGGCCGCCGGAAGGCACACCGGCGTCGTATGCGATCCCGCGCCACGCCGAGGATCTCCTGGCGATCCTGGACGCCGAAGGCGCACCACGCGCGGCGCTCGTGGGCTGGAGCATGGGCGTCCAGGTCGTGCTCGAAGCGTACCGAAAGGCGCGACATCGGGCGCGTTGCATCGTGCTCCTGAACGGCACGAGCGGAAGGCCGCTCGACACGGTGAGCCCCTTGCCTGGCATGAAGACCGTGCTCCCTTCGCTCGTGGAGCTCGTGGGCCGCGCGCACGCGCTCGCGTCGCAGGTCACGCGCAGGGCCGCGGACGTGCCCGAGGCGCTCGCGTGGTTGAAGGCCATGGGCGTGATGAACGAGGCGCTCGACGACGCGGTGTTCAACGAGCTCGTCCAGGGCTTCAGCGCGCTCGACATGGAGGCGTATTTCCACAACCTCCGCGCGCTCGGTGATCACGACGCCTCGGACGTGCTCGGCACGATCGACGTGCCCACGCTGATCGTGTCGGGGGATCGCGACGCGATGACGCCGGCTGCGCTCGCGAAGGAGATGGCGAAGCAGATCCCCGGCGCGGAGCTCTACGTCGTGCGCGGAGGCACGCACTACACCGCGGTCGAGTTCCCCGAGCTCGTGAGCCTGCGCCTCGAAAAGTTCCTCGCGAAGGCCGCGCCGGGCGCGGGCGGAACGGCGAACGAGTAAGGCACGATTTGCCGGATTTTCCCGGGAAAAAGACGCATCGAGCGGCCAGCCGCGCCGTGGTGCGGGTGCTACTTTGTGCTCGGGGGGATGGAGGGCCGCGAGCCGCGCCTTGACGCGGACGCTTCCGTCCATCGCTAGCAAGGTGGGATCGATGCGGCTGCTCGTCGTCGACAACTACGACTCGTTCACTTACAACCTCGTTCAATACCTGGAGATCCTGGGCGCGAAGTGCGTCGTGCGGCTGAACGACGCGATCGACGTGGACGGCGCGCGCGCCCTCGCCCCGGACGGCATCCTGGTCTCGCCAGGGCCCTGCTCGCCGAACGAGGCGGGCGTGAGCCTGAAGATCATCGAGGCCCTCGGCGCCGAGCGCCCGCTGCTCGGGGTTTGTCTCGGTCATCAGGCCATCGCGCAGGTCTTCGGCGGACACGTGGTGCGCGCGGGGCGCGTGATGCACGGCAAGACGTCGCCGATCGAGCACGACGAGCGCACGATCTTCGCGGGCCTGCCGCGGCCCTTCGTGGCCACGCGGTACCACTCGCTCATCGTGGAGCCGAGCTCGCTGCCGAACGAGCTCGAGGTCTCGGCCTGGACGAACGAAGGCGAGATCATGGGCCTGCGCCACGCGCGGCTCCCGATCGAAGGCGTGCAGTTCCACCCCGAGTCGATCCTCACGACACGCGGGATGGATCTCCTGCGCAACTGGCTCGATCTCGTGAAGGATCACGCCCGCGCTCGGACGGGAGGTGCGCTGGCAGGAGCGCACCTGTGAGCGCCGCGGTCGCCTGCTTCGCCCACGTCTTCGAGCAGCTCGCGCAGGAGGAGCAATCCCTGCCGCGCGCGCTCGTACGCGGGGCGTTCGACGCGATCCTCGCGGGCGCGTGGACACCGGTGCAAGTCGCCGGCTTCGTGGTCGCGCTGCGCCTGCGCGGCGAGGACGCCTCCACGATCGCGGCCGCCGCCGAGGCGATGCGCGCGGTGATGGTGCGCGTCGATCACGGGCTGCCTGCGGTCCTCGACACGTGCGGGACAGGAGGCGACGGGCTCGGCACGCTGAACGTGTCGACGGCAGCCGCGATCGTGGTCGCTGCGGCCGGCGCGCCCGTCGCCAAGCACGGAAACCGAAGCGTTTCGAGCCGATCGGGCAGCGCCGACGTGCTCGAAGCACTCGGGGTGCCGATCGACGTGCCGCCCGAGCGTCAGGCCGATGTGCTGCGCGAGGCGCAGATCGCGTTCCTGTTCGCGCCGGCGCACCACCCGGCGATGCGGCACGGAGCGCCGGTGCGGCGCGAGCTCGCGATCCGCACGATCTTCAACGCGCTCGGCCCTCTGTCGAACCCGGCGAGCACGACACATCAGCTCCTCGGCACGTACGATCACGCGCTCCGACCGGTCTTCGCCGCGACGCTGGCCGAGCTCGGGCTCAGGCGCGCGTGGGTCGTGCGCGGCGAAGACGGGCTCGACGAGGTGAGCCCGTTCGGGCCGACGCGCGTCACGGAGCTCGCGCGCGGATCGCTGCGCGAGATGGTCGTGCGTCCCGAGAGCTTCGGCCTGCCGGTCTCGCCGTCGGGCGCGATCCAGGGCGGATCGGCCGCCGAAAACGCGGAGGTGATCCTCACCGTGCTGCGCGGCGAGCCGCACCCGGCGCGGTGCGCGATCGTCTTGAACGCGGCTGCGGCGCTCGCCGTCTTCCGCGAGACGGACGACCCGCGCGACTGGCCGGATCTCGCGGCGGAAGCGGCCGCGGCGCTCGACAGCGGCGCGGCGATGCGCACGCTCGATGCCCTCCGCGACGCCGCGCTGCATGCGCGGGAGACGGGAGCGCCGTGAGGGACGGGCAGGGAGGAAAGCGTGTCCTCGACACGATCCTCGCCTCGAAGCGGGCCGAGATCGCGGCGCTGCTCCCTGCGCCTCCGCCACGCGTGCTCCGCGCGCCGGCAGGAGGCGTCTTCGAGGCGCTCCGTCGGCCCGAGGGCGGGGCACTGCGGCTCCTCGCCGAGGTGAAGCTGCGTTCGCCGTCGGCGGGCGCACTCTCATCGGTGCTGCGGCCGGCCGAGCGAGCGCGTCGATATGCAGAGGCGGGCGCGACGATGATCAGCGTGCTCGTCGACGGTCCGTTTTTCGGCGGCTCGTACGACGATCTCGCGGCGTGCCGCGACGCGCTCGACGCAGCCTTCGGCGCGGCGCGGCCAAAGCTCCTCTGCAAGGAGTTCATCCTGGACCCGATCCAGCTCGCGATGGCCGCGGCGCACGGCGCGGACGCAGCGCTGCTCATCGCGCGCATCACCTCGGCGGAGGATCTCGCGCGGCTCGCGGACGCGGCGCGGGCTCTCGGGATCGAGCCGTTCGTCGAGGTCGCGACCGAGGAGGAGCTCGCCGCGGCCGAGCGCGCCCGCGCGCGTGTCCTCGGGATCAACGCGCGTGACCTCGACACGCTCGTCATGGATCATGCGCGCGCCGAGCGCGTGCTCGGCCGCGTCGATCGCAGCGCTGCGCGGGTCCACCTCTCCGGGCTCGCCTCGCCGTCCGACGTCGCGCGCATCGCGCAAGGCCCGGCCGACGCAGCGCTCGTGGGCGAGGCGCTCATGCGGCAGGACGACCCGGGCCCGCTGCTCGCCGCGATGGTCGCGCGCGCCGCAGCCGGTTGATCCTCACATCGCAGCGGGCCCCGACATCATCCGCGCCGCGCAGCGACCGCCCTGGCAGACGCATCCGCCGCCGCAATCCATCGTCCCCTGACGACACTCCATCGAGCAGAGCACGGCCCTGCAATCGGGCGCCGCGCTCCTCGCGACACACGACGCCGCATGGCAACACGCCGCCGGCGCGCAGTCCGCGTCCGTGCTGCATGCGGCCTCGTTCGGGCTGGCGGCCTCCGTCGAAGATCCCGTGGGCGATGGCGCGGCCGGCGGCGGCGTCTCCGCGGGGGGACGCGCTTCCGCGTCCGCGTTCCTCGGGCCTTCCGGCGACGCGGGGCTACACGCGGACATGAAAAACAACGAGGCGAGGAGCGGCAGGATCGTACGCATCGAGCGATCCTCATGCCCCGCCGAAGCGGCCTCGTAAAGCCTTCAGCCGCCGAGGTGCTGCTTCAATTGCGCCGTGAGCGCATCGAGATCGGCTTGCACGTCCGCGACAGGCACGCCGTTCGTCCGCACGAACCGCGCGAGATCGGCGAACGACGGATCTTCGAGCAACGCCGCGGCCGCGGGCAACGTGTACCCCCGCTCCCGACCGAGCCGCACCATGAACGCGCGGATCTCCGCGCGGAAATCCACGCCCGACAGCGCCCTGTACAGGATCGCGGCCGCGAGGTGCGCGGCGCTCTCTTCCCTGCGCGCGGCGACCTCCAAAAGCTCCGACACCCGCAGGTGCACGATCGCCCGCGGCACCACGTTGTCGAGCCGCGCGAGCGGCGCGAGGGCTCGCGTCTCCAGCGCGATCGCCTTCCCGAGGTCCCCTGCGTCCTTGTGGTGACCCGCGAGCGCAGCCAGCGTCCCCGCGTGACCGAGGGCGTCGTTCTGCGCGTCGAACGCGCCGAGCAGCGCGTCGAGCCCGCCCTTCTCCTCCACGGCCCCCGCGACCGGCCCGACGATGGATGCGTCGTTCG
Protein-coding sequences here:
- a CDS encoding lysophospholipid acyltransferase family protein produces the protein MGKKQKRKHKETKETRAAVAPKEPLATAAFVAANAGVAAPEEESSPAEGEIAATRLFAEPPPALDEAPVSSEDDDEDDDDDWSTAEIAPALPHGTDLDADTPSAPRLVPGYDLDADEAHDVAPIGPTEAVIRPSMPPASVRDEADAAGAGATNPAEIEQQIRDLEARLDLMIGRGRERADEPAYVPKPPPVPTARKSDVPKAKPRSDVPAPRASVPESATASEVLSPEFYAKQWGRAGLRSRSEEVDEFGLDPAFEAKLLPVLDFMTKRYFRVEVEGADHIPTEGRCLVVANHAGGPLPYDGAMLRAAIRRDHPAHRELRWLAEDFVYYLPFVGTFMNRLGAVRACQENAERLLNKGALVAVFPEGAKGIGKLYRDRYKLQRFGRGGFIRLCLRTRTPLVPCAIVGAEEANPMLYRFEYMTKTLGIPYFPITPTFPALGPFGLMPAPTKWRIRFGEPLTWSNYGPEAADDEILVGRLSERVRASIQSMLDRMLSERRSVWLG
- the truB gene encoding tRNA pseudouridine(55) synthase TruB, with product MSPKERGDTTGVLVLDKPQGPTSHDVVGKLRRALGMRRIGHAGTLDPMASGVLVMLLGEATKLGPYLTAHDKAYEARVVLGRGTDTLDAEGAVTDEAPLPAWLEDEITRFTQEGASAVLQGITAALDRERARTEQAPPAYSAIKVDGAKSYDRARRGEVVELPARPVAVRAIELRGAGILEPGKLAFLDVSLDVSKGYYVRSLARDLGAALEVPAHLGALRRTRSGPFGLDVANVLDAPADALRAAVVPLAAAVRLGLPTAVLTAEGAVRASQGKRLGEADFSVPPPRETEIQESATHRPDEPSESEESAASAWLSPEGRLVAVGKWNHDGYVVQRGFTDVPAGRGVETEEHVASGRRFPP
- a CDS encoding hemolysin family protein; protein product: MKAWSATIRRVGSSVLSPNDVPLALLAGAIASALVGALFAGADTALTSLTQTRLAALIEQAEGPEKAALERIRSADAKLRSRYLLGRVLSTALSAVLTMLFFQPLYPQAAPLLAFAVTVVLTSTLFEVSTTLGRKHADHVAPMAARWLRPLEIAMLPLAVPLGWLGASIAAKESSEPPDPHITEAEVEMLVEEGARSGLFGREPAEMIRNVLEFQDRTAKDVMIPRSRVEAIEVSTPLDKTLALVTGSGHSRYPVYREQLDNVVGLLYAKDLFKAFEEDRLKNKSLQEIVRSPANFVAESQPLSTLLKEMRGRRQHLAIVMDEFGGLSGIVTLEDVLEEIVGDIRDEHDAEEAPPIQDLGDGRLMADAAVSIRDLSAFLGSDLLPDGEAAVEQEHTLEGLLTEHLGKTPENGASVSKYGLRFIVRDCDEQHIGKVEIVRPRSVEV
- a CDS encoding formin, producing the protein MAAEDKSKKPKIDLKARLGKTNIGTQAVPLPVPGQSQPPPSGSGGKSPNIAPPPGISPGIPVPPFAQAAKPAAAEPPPPKPTAVQQTIKVEVGEEIIKEREKAKKRVIMAAAGTAVVGMLIGYPVGGAAARNERGKAVVANAKSLMTDVKAANEKMKELETLLGEAAEKLGKKEYPAELAGQLGGINIPFDATKVDGASISGLNPSALRQLLNFTKGCEELNKKKDSFKNLLEFAKAPVEKAWKEEKEPVMNFSVLFRSDQKGVIAELVPVKEPYDFGKDWPANYAILKPERTQQGMKSVEKKLNRYTKGDLPGSGDPVLIPVDPVTTSAFTSQEVVRNLRKAFVDMRTELKGDDSNPQNPIVGLIETGDNLMTAIQKVTQGG
- a CDS encoding alpha/beta fold hydrolase produces the protein MLPPRLPLAVETRAVTAPDGTRITYYATRTPYPGAPVVMLANGLGGQHITWSAQIEHLRGRYRFLTWDYRGLFASARPPEGTPASYAIPRHAEDLLAILDAEGAPRAALVGWSMGVQVVLEAYRKARHRARCIVLLNGTSGRPLDTVSPLPGMKTVLPSLVELVGRAHALASQVTRRAADVPEALAWLKAMGVMNEALDDAVFNELVQGFSALDMEAYFHNLRALGDHDASDVLGTIDVPTLIVSGDRDAMTPAALAKEMAKQIPGAELYVVRGGTHYTAVEFPELVSLRLEKFLAKAAPGAGGTANE
- a CDS encoding anthranilate synthase component II, with translation MRLLVVDNYDSFTYNLVQYLEILGAKCVVRLNDAIDVDGARALAPDGILVSPGPCSPNEAGVSLKIIEALGAERPLLGVCLGHQAIAQVFGGHVVRAGRVMHGKTSPIEHDERTIFAGLPRPFVATRYHSLIVEPSSLPNELEVSAWTNEGEIMGLRHARLPIEGVQFHPESILTTRGMDLLRNWLDLVKDHARARTGGALAGAHL
- the trpD gene encoding anthranilate phosphoribosyltransferase → MSAAVACFAHVFEQLAQEEQSLPRALVRGAFDAILAGAWTPVQVAGFVVALRLRGEDASTIAAAAEAMRAVMVRVDHGLPAVLDTCGTGGDGLGTLNVSTAAAIVVAAAGAPVAKHGNRSVSSRSGSADVLEALGVPIDVPPERQADVLREAQIAFLFAPAHHPAMRHGAPVRRELAIRTIFNALGPLSNPASTTHQLLGTYDHALRPVFAATLAELGLRRAWVVRGEDGLDEVSPFGPTRVTELARGSLREMVVRPESFGLPVSPSGAIQGGSAAENAEVILTVLRGEPHPARCAIVLNAAAALAVFRETDDPRDWPDLAAEAAAALDSGAAMRTLDALRDAALHARETGAP
- a CDS encoding indole-3-glycerol phosphate synthase TrpC — translated: MRDGQGGKRVLDTILASKRAEIAALLPAPPPRVLRAPAGGVFEALRRPEGGALRLLAEVKLRSPSAGALSSVLRPAERARRYAEAGATMISVLVDGPFFGGSYDDLAACRDALDAAFGAARPKLLCKEFILDPIQLAMAAAHGADAALLIARITSAEDLARLADAARALGIEPFVEVATEEELAAAERARARVLGINARDLDTLVMDHARAERVLGRVDRSAARVHLSGLASPSDVARIAQGPADAALVGEALMRQDDPGPLLAAMVARAAAG